A stretch of the Chitiniphilus purpureus genome encodes the following:
- the zigA gene encoding zinc metallochaperone GTPase ZigA, with product MHPVSDPRLPVTVLSGFLGAGKTTLLNHVLHNREGLRVAVIVNDMSAVNVDARLIREGGAALSHTEEKLVAMSNGCICCTLREDLLLQIRELAAQQRFDYLLIESSGISEPLPVAETFTFRDEHDASLSDVARLDTLVTVIDAAHFLRDYDSRDSLAERGHALGAEDSRNVVELLIEQVEFCDVLVLNKTDLVAPAELERLEGILRALNPRADLVRGCFGQVPLARVLNTGRFDFDAAAVAPGWLAELRGEHMPETEAYGITSLVWRARRPLHPRRFWACIHADWPGVLRSKGHFWLASRPQLVGQWSQAGGSARHGGAGHWWAAVPRRHWPQDEESVALIEADWDPRHGDRQQELVLIGIGLDEPALRAMLDACLLTDAELAQATDPAGFDDPFPAWAAQPD from the coding sequence ATGCATCCCGTTTCCGATCCACGTCTGCCGGTCACCGTGTTGTCCGGCTTTCTGGGTGCCGGCAAGACCACGCTGCTCAATCACGTGCTGCATAACCGCGAAGGGCTGCGCGTGGCGGTGATCGTCAACGACATGTCCGCAGTGAACGTGGATGCGCGCCTGATCCGCGAAGGCGGCGCCGCGCTGTCGCACACCGAGGAGAAGCTGGTGGCCATGAGCAACGGCTGCATCTGCTGCACGCTGCGCGAAGACCTGCTGCTGCAGATCCGCGAATTGGCGGCGCAACAGCGCTTCGACTACCTGCTGATCGAGTCGAGCGGTATTTCCGAGCCACTGCCGGTGGCCGAGACCTTCACCTTCCGCGACGAGCATGACGCCAGCCTCTCTGACGTGGCCCGGCTCGATACCCTGGTCACCGTCATCGATGCCGCCCATTTCCTGCGCGACTACGACAGCCGCGATTCGCTGGCCGAACGCGGTCATGCCCTCGGGGCGGAAGACAGCCGCAACGTGGTCGAGCTGCTGATCGAGCAGGTGGAGTTCTGCGACGTGCTGGTTTTGAACAAGACGGACCTGGTGGCACCGGCCGAGCTTGAGCGCCTGGAAGGCATCCTGCGTGCGCTCAACCCACGGGCGGACCTCGTCCGTGGGTGCTTTGGCCAAGTGCCGCTGGCACGCGTGCTCAACACCGGGCGTTTCGATTTCGACGCTGCCGCGGTGGCCCCCGGCTGGCTTGCCGAACTGCGCGGCGAGCACATGCCCGAAACCGAGGCCTACGGCATCACGAGCCTGGTCTGGCGCGCGCGGCGGCCATTGCACCCGCGCCGCTTCTGGGCGTGCATCCACGCCGACTGGCCGGGCGTACTGCGCTCGAAAGGCCATTTCTGGCTGGCAAGCCGCCCGCAGCTCGTCGGCCAGTGGTCACAGGCCGGCGGCAGCGCACGCCATGGCGGCGCAGGCCATTGGTGGGCCGCGGTACCGCGCCGGCACTGGCCTCAGGACGAGGAGAGCGTCGCGCTGATCGAGGCGGACTGGGACCCGCGCCATGGCGATCGGCAGCAGGAGCTGGTGCTGATCGGTATCGGGCTGGACGAGCCGGCATTGCGCGCCATGCTGGACGCCTGCCTGCTGACCGACGCCGAACTTGCGCAGGCCACCGATCCGGCCGGATTCGACGATCCGTTTCCAGCGTGGGCGGCACAACCGGACTGA
- a CDS encoding helix-turn-helix domain-containing protein yields MATIYYERFDLDFAAVHDPEISRMVGVQAYHPASCPAMRQYGLYMCGVGIPSGPCEIERIDAPFHVLLVLLGGTAELYEGERRWRVGPGQYGVLPARGHRGYRRIGDAPMRHAWFLLLDDARWESLDRSRPSVGSTEHGARLYDAVSLFQREAQLNSEGAADALMPQALEIVSRQLERLLGLAGARPEREQLLIRLLDDIRREPAADWSVPMLCERVGLGATQLYRLCMRRYGRAPAQLVFDIRMQLARDWLLNGRRVADAATALGYQEIASFSRSFTRHFGCAPSRLAKDMS; encoded by the coding sequence ATGGCGACCATCTATTACGAACGTTTCGACCTTGACTTCGCCGCGGTGCACGATCCTGAGATCTCGCGCATGGTCGGCGTGCAGGCGTATCACCCCGCATCCTGTCCGGCGATGCGGCAGTACGGCCTCTATATGTGCGGCGTCGGCATTCCCAGCGGCCCGTGCGAGATCGAGCGGATCGATGCGCCGTTTCATGTGCTGCTCGTCTTGCTGGGCGGCACGGCCGAGTTGTATGAAGGGGAGCGGCGCTGGCGGGTCGGCCCCGGGCAGTACGGCGTGCTGCCTGCGCGCGGCCATCGCGGTTACCGGCGCATCGGCGATGCCCCGATGCGCCATGCGTGGTTCCTGCTGCTGGATGATGCGCGCTGGGAATCGCTCGATCGCAGCCGACCTTCGGTCGGCAGTACCGAGCACGGTGCGCGACTGTACGACGCCGTGTCGTTGTTCCAGCGTGAAGCGCAGCTGAACAGCGAAGGGGCCGCCGATGCGTTGATGCCGCAGGCGCTGGAAATTGTGAGTCGCCAGCTGGAGCGGTTGCTGGGGCTTGCCGGCGCACGGCCGGAGCGCGAGCAGCTCCTGATACGGCTGCTCGACGACATCCGCCGTGAGCCTGCCGCCGATTGGTCGGTGCCGATGTTGTGTGAGCGGGTCGGGCTGGGCGCCACGCAACTGTACCGGCTGTGCATGCGCCGCTACGGGCGGGCACCGGCGCAGCTGGTGTTCGATATCCGCATGCAGCTGGCACGCGATTGGCTGCTCAACGGCCGGCGGGTGGCCGACGCCGCCACTGCGCTTGGCTATCAGGAGATCGCCAGCTTTTCCCGCAGCTTCACCCGCCACTTCGGTTGTGCGCCCAGCCGGCTGGCGAAGGATATGAGCTGA
- the leuA gene encoding 2-isopropylmalate synthase, with protein MLTSPAAKYHAFTPLALPDRRWPDRQLTAPPIWMSTDLRDGNQALIEPMSVQKKRLMFETLVRIGFKEIEVAFPSASQTDYDFVRMLIEEALIPADVTIEVLTAARPELIERTIAALEGARRAIVHLYNPIAPAWRRLVFDTDRAGVKRLAVEGTRLIKALTDARPGTEWVFQYSPETFSAAEIEFAREVCDAVSGIWQPTPQRKMIVNLPATVEMSTPNTYADQIEWMHRHLARRDSLILSVHPHNDRGCAVAATELALMAGAERVEGCLFGSGERTGNVDLVTLALNLYSQGVHPGLDFSDIDAIRSVAEHCTQLPVHPRHPYAGDLVFTAFSGSHQDAIKKGMARQQPDGCWEVPYLPIDPADLGRSYDAVIRVNSQSGKGGVAYLLEHEHGFALPRRMQIEFARAIQQLTDGSGGEVTGQALFDLFRREYLDRAGPWQYLGHRLHETHADGTGQVQIEVELRHQGRPLTVCGAGHGPLAALAAALPVPITVLDYHEHALGQGVAAQAACYVELRVADGPTCFGAGVDEHIVAAALKAVLSGLNRTAGDTAVQGQEQEALCSSS; from the coding sequence ATGCTGACCTCTCCTGCCGCCAAGTATCACGCGTTCACCCCCCTTGCTCTGCCCGACCGCCGTTGGCCCGACCGGCAGCTGACTGCGCCGCCGATCTGGATGAGCACGGATCTGCGCGATGGCAACCAGGCATTGATCGAGCCGATGAGTGTGCAGAAAAAGCGCCTGATGTTCGAAACACTGGTACGCATCGGCTTCAAGGAGATCGAGGTGGCGTTCCCATCCGCCTCGCAGACCGACTATGACTTCGTGCGCATGTTGATCGAAGAAGCGCTGATCCCGGCCGATGTCACCATCGAGGTCCTGACCGCCGCCCGCCCCGAACTGATCGAACGCACCATTGCGGCACTGGAAGGAGCCCGCCGCGCCATCGTGCACCTGTACAACCCGATCGCGCCGGCCTGGCGTCGCCTCGTATTCGACACCGATCGTGCCGGCGTGAAGCGTCTCGCGGTCGAAGGCACCCGGCTGATCAAGGCGTTGACCGACGCCAGACCCGGGACCGAATGGGTGTTCCAATATTCGCCGGAGACCTTCTCGGCTGCCGAGATCGAGTTCGCCAGGGAGGTGTGCGATGCGGTATCCGGGATCTGGCAACCGACGCCGCAGCGCAAGATGATCGTCAACCTGCCAGCCACGGTGGAGATGAGCACGCCCAACACCTATGCCGACCAGATCGAGTGGATGCACCGGCACCTGGCGCGGCGCGACAGCCTGATCCTGAGCGTACACCCGCATAACGACCGCGGCTGCGCGGTGGCGGCGACGGAGCTGGCCTTGATGGCCGGCGCCGAGCGGGTCGAAGGCTGCCTCTTTGGCAGCGGCGAGCGCACCGGCAATGTCGATCTGGTGACGCTAGCGCTCAATCTCTACAGCCAGGGCGTGCACCCAGGGCTCGACTTTTCCGATATCGACGCGATCCGCAGCGTGGCCGAGCACTGCACCCAACTGCCGGTCCACCCGCGTCATCCGTATGCAGGTGACCTGGTGTTCACCGCGTTTTCCGGCTCGCATCAGGATGCGATCAAGAAGGGCATGGCCCGGCAGCAGCCGGACGGCTGTTGGGAAGTGCCCTACCTGCCGATCGATCCGGCCGATCTGGGGCGCAGCTATGACGCGGTGATCCGGGTCAACAGCCAGTCGGGCAAGGGCGGCGTCGCCTACCTGCTCGAACACGAGCACGGCTTTGCCCTGCCGCGCCGCATGCAGATCGAGTTCGCCCGCGCGATCCAGCAGCTCACCGACGGCAGTGGCGGCGAAGTGACCGGGCAGGCGCTGTTCGACCTGTTCCGCCGCGAATACCTTGACCGCGCCGGACCATGGCAGTACCTGGGCCACCGGCTGCACGAAACGCATGCCGACGGCACCGGGCAAGTGCAGATCGAGGTCGAGCTGCGCCACCAGGGCCGGCCGCTGACCGTGTGCGGTGCCGGCCACGGCCCGCTTGCCGCCCTGGCCGCGGCCTTGCCAGTGCCGATCACCGTGCTGGACTACCACGAACACGCACTGGGCCAGGGCGTCGCCGCGCAGGCGGCCTGCTACGTGGAGTTGCGCGTGGCCGACGGCCCTACCTGCTTTGGCGCCGGGGTGGACGAACACATCGTCGCCGCCGCGCTCAAGGCCGTACTGAGCGGGCTGAACCGCACGGCAGGGGATACCGCGGTGCAAGGCCAGGAACAAGAAGCCCTATGTTCGTCATCCTGA
- a CDS encoding gluconeogenesis factor YvcK family protein, with translation MNNQDNFYPRVAALGGGTGLSALLRGLKHFPLDITAIVTVADDGGSSGVLLRQFDMPPPGDIRNVLVALSEDETLLGSLFQYRFATEDAPYLDGHALGNLLICAMHALTGGDFVQAVENVGRVLNIKGRVYPVAACAAVLKAELADGRLVAGESLLATHGSPIRRVFYDAVVPAVPAAVHAVAEADVIVLGPGSLYTSVLPNVLLPQVRAAINANERADVVYVCNIMTEAGETDGYDVADHLDALLRHGIRRVDHVIVNDEPIPDVILARYRDEGAASVRIDADRLAASGVNVIRSRNASFQDGIVRHDPIKTAASVFAVALDRL, from the coding sequence TTGAACAACCAGGACAACTTCTATCCGCGCGTGGCTGCCCTTGGGGGCGGCACCGGACTTTCCGCACTGTTGCGCGGCCTTAAGCATTTTCCGCTCGATATCACCGCCATCGTCACCGTTGCCGATGATGGCGGCAGCTCCGGCGTGCTGCTGCGCCAGTTCGACATGCCGCCGCCCGGCGACATCCGCAACGTGCTGGTGGCGCTGTCCGAGGACGAAACGCTGCTGGGCAGCCTGTTCCAGTATCGATTTGCCACCGAGGATGCGCCTTACCTGGATGGCCATGCGCTCGGCAATCTGCTGATCTGCGCCATGCATGCACTTACCGGGGGCGATTTCGTGCAGGCGGTGGAGAACGTGGGTCGCGTGCTCAATATCAAAGGCCGGGTCTATCCGGTGGCTGCGTGCGCCGCGGTGCTCAAGGCGGAACTTGCAGACGGGCGCCTCGTGGCCGGCGAATCATTGTTGGCCACGCACGGCTCGCCGATCCGACGCGTGTTCTACGATGCTGTGGTGCCGGCCGTGCCGGCGGCGGTGCATGCAGTGGCGGAGGCCGACGTGATCGTGCTGGGGCCGGGCAGCCTCTATACCAGCGTGCTGCCCAATGTGCTGCTGCCGCAGGTGCGGGCGGCGATCAACGCCAATGAACGCGCCGACGTGGTGTATGTCTGCAATATCATGACCGAGGCTGGGGAAACCGATGGCTACGACGTGGCCGACCATCTGGATGCACTGCTGCGCCACGGCATCAGGCGGGTAGACCACGTCATCGTCAATGACGAGCCCATCCCCGACGTCATCCTGGCGCGTTACCGCGACGAGGGTGCCGCCAGCGTGCGGATCGATGCCGACCGGCTTGCCGCGTCCGGGGTCAATGTGATCCGGTCGCGCAATGCCAGTTTCCAGGACGGCATCGTGCGGCACGATCCGATCAAGACCGCCGCCAGTGTATTTGCAGTGGCGCTCGACCGGCTGTAG
- the ybaL gene encoding YbaL family putative K(+) efflux transporter yields the protein MPHDVSLITTIAVGLGLALIFGFLCARLKIPALVGYLLAGMVIGPATPGFVADVHLAGQLAEIGVMLLMFGVGLHFSLDDLLAVRKIALPGAVVQITVATLLGMGVAMAWGWSLGGALVFGLSLSCASTVVLLRALETRGVLESLNGRIAVGWLIVEDLAMVLVLVLLPALAPMLGGTAPAQGGGADLWWTLLRTLGQVAVFVVLMLAVGRRLFPWLLWQVARTGSRELFTLCVIAAALGIAYGSAKLFGVSFALGAFFAGMVMRESDLSHRAAEESLPLRDAFSVLFFVSVGMLFDPRVLVEQPLQVAVVVLIIMVGKTLAAFGLVLLFRYPLNTALTVSASLAQIGEFSFILAGMGVALELLPKEGQSLILAGALISIAFNSLVFTAIEPAQRWIRSRSSIARLLERPDDPLAELPMETDQQLLSGQVVLVGYGRVGRRIGEALTAQGVPFVVAEQNREIVEMLRAQGIPAVSGNAVEPAVLIQAHVARAAMLVIATPDAFGVRKMVEVARMLNPPIETVVRTHSEEEAVLLVNEAVGRVFMGEQELAKGMARHVLERFGRVSAAS from the coding sequence TTGCCTCACGACGTCAGCCTTATCACCACCATCGCCGTCGGCCTCGGACTGGCGTTGATCTTCGGTTTTCTCTGCGCCCGCCTGAAGATACCCGCACTGGTCGGTTACCTGCTTGCCGGCATGGTGATCGGGCCGGCCACCCCGGGCTTCGTCGCCGACGTGCACCTGGCTGGCCAGTTGGCGGAAATCGGCGTGATGCTGCTGATGTTCGGCGTGGGGCTGCATTTCTCGCTGGACGACCTGCTGGCGGTACGCAAGATCGCGCTGCCCGGTGCGGTGGTGCAGATCACCGTCGCCACGCTGCTGGGGATGGGCGTGGCGATGGCGTGGGGCTGGAGCCTGGGGGGGGCGCTGGTGTTCGGGCTGTCGCTGTCGTGCGCCAGCACCGTGGTATTGCTGCGGGCGCTGGAAACGCGCGGGGTGCTCGAATCCCTGAATGGGCGCATCGCGGTCGGCTGGCTGATCGTCGAGGATCTGGCGATGGTGCTGGTGTTGGTGCTGCTGCCGGCGCTGGCCCCGATGCTGGGCGGCACCGCGCCCGCGCAGGGAGGCGGCGCCGACCTGTGGTGGACGCTGCTGCGCACACTGGGCCAGGTCGCAGTGTTCGTGGTGCTGATGCTGGCGGTGGGCCGCCGGTTGTTCCCATGGCTGCTGTGGCAGGTGGCGCGCACCGGCTCGCGCGAGCTGTTCACGCTGTGCGTGATCGCGGCCGCGCTGGGCATCGCCTACGGCTCGGCCAAGCTGTTCGGCGTGTCGTTCGCGCTGGGCGCGTTCTTCGCCGGCATGGTGATGCGCGAATCGGACCTGAGCCACCGTGCCGCCGAGGAGTCGCTGCCGCTGCGTGATGCGTTCTCGGTGCTGTTCTTTGTCTCGGTGGGCATGTTGTTCGACCCGCGGGTGCTGGTAGAGCAGCCGCTGCAGGTGGCAGTGGTGGTGCTGATCATCATGGTGGGCAAGACACTGGCGGCATTCGGGCTGGTGCTGTTGTTCCGCTACCCGCTCAATACCGCACTGACCGTCTCGGCGAGCCTGGCCCAGATCGGTGAGTTCTCCTTCATCCTGGCCGGCATGGGCGTTGCGCTTGAGCTGCTGCCCAAGGAGGGGCAAAGCCTGATCCTGGCGGGGGCACTGATCTCGATCGCCTTCAATTCGCTGGTCTTCACCGCGATCGAACCGGCACAGCGCTGGATCCGTTCGCGCTCCAGCATCGCGCGCCTTCTGGAACGGCCGGACGATCCGCTGGCCGAGCTGCCGATGGAGACCGATCAGCAGCTGTTGAGCGGGCAGGTGGTGCTGGTCGGATACGGTCGCGTGGGCCGTCGGATCGGCGAGGCCCTGACCGCGCAAGGCGTGCCGTTCGTGGTGGCCGAGCAGAACCGCGAGATCGTCGAGATGCTGCGTGCGCAGGGCATACCGGCGGTCTCGGGCAATGCCGTCGAGCCGGCGGTGCTGATCCAGGCGCATGTCGCGCGCGCGGCAATGCTGGTGATCGCCACGCCCGATGCCTTCGGCGTGCGCAAGATGGTCGAGGTGGCCCGTATGCTGAATCCACCGATCGAGACGGTGGTGCGCACGCACAGCGAGGAGGAGGCCGTGCTGTTGGTCAATGAGGCGGTCGGCCGGGTATTCATGGGCGAACAGGAGCTGGCCAAGGGCATGGCCCGCCATGTGCTCGAGCGGTTCGGCCGCGTTTCGGCTGCGTCCTGA
- a CDS encoding extracellular solute-binding protein: MMSIRSRIVGWSCAAMAVGFAATVGYLVTAGDVPSGIATIGVLIALASMALVAGAVVFATGRGLAPLLQIRDTLRALGEEGGDLNLRLPATGNDEIGATASALNGFVARQQGVLRDVQREMEGLAIGLHELSAVTAQMAKDTRMQSDFAASSAATVEQITVSITHIADNARDVDDVVSQTQQISADSAEAVRRVSQEVGGVAQAMQVLGTTMDGLGKRSQEISGIVSVIKEIADQTNLLALNAAIEAARAGEQGRGFAVVADEVRKLAERTASATVEITRMIDSVGRETRQAVDNMGSTADQVNESVASADSARQHMLEINQRMTHVVEAVRQIAESTLEQSSATTTMAQSAEQINNMTQATDSALHQAGQTLHQLDERAARLLDQVGRFKLADIEVLHWWLASSEARAVSEVKALLNRMGHHWMDAHGGGDNPMASLRSRIDAGNPPTAAAIGGVKIQNWAKDGVCADLTEIAREQGWSRVLPAVFDQMIQHNGQYVAVPLGTARTNMLWVNAQIVNRLGLRPPRTWDDFFAMADKLKQAGIATLAHSEQSWQVATVFEAIALGQGGADFYRAAFSKLDQGALTSAAMTRALETLKRLKPYVTPDPVGRDWNLATADVINGRAAMQLMGDWAKAEFVQAGKEQGTDYLCWPAPTQAGDYSFAADTLTMFKQTDPLRLEAQRDFVRLLMSQEGQEVFNLFKGNIPARTDVDLRRYDDYARQSAKDFANAASKGVLVPSWAHNMAVQDNVRSAFFDVVGAYWGSRDMGAQDAARRFADAARR, translated from the coding sequence ATGATGTCGATTCGCAGCCGTATCGTAGGCTGGTCGTGCGCAGCGATGGCGGTTGGGTTTGCGGCGACCGTCGGCTATCTCGTCACCGCGGGGGATGTGCCGTCCGGCATTGCCACCATAGGGGTGCTGATCGCGCTGGCCAGTATGGCGCTGGTGGCAGGGGCTGTGGTGTTCGCCACGGGCCGGGGGCTGGCACCGTTGCTGCAGATCCGCGATACGCTGCGCGCACTGGGCGAGGAAGGGGGGGACCTGAACCTGCGGCTGCCGGCCACCGGCAATGACGAGATCGGCGCCACCGCCAGCGCACTCAATGGCTTCGTCGCCCGTCAGCAGGGTGTGCTGCGCGATGTACAGCGTGAAATGGAAGGGCTTGCCATCGGCCTGCATGAGCTGTCGGCCGTCACCGCGCAGATGGCCAAGGACACCCGGATGCAGTCGGACTTTGCCGCCTCCTCCGCGGCCACCGTCGAGCAGATCACCGTCAGCATCACCCATATCGCCGACAATGCGCGCGACGTGGACGATGTGGTCTCGCAGACCCAGCAGATCTCGGCCGACAGCGCCGAGGCCGTGCGGCGCGTCTCGCAGGAGGTGGGCGGTGTGGCACAGGCGATGCAGGTGCTGGGCACCACCATGGACGGCCTGGGCAAGCGTTCGCAGGAAATCAGCGGCATCGTCAGCGTGATCAAGGAGATCGCCGACCAGACCAATCTACTGGCGCTCAATGCCGCCATCGAAGCGGCGCGCGCCGGGGAACAGGGCCGGGGCTTCGCCGTCGTGGCCGACGAAGTGCGCAAGCTCGCCGAGCGTACCGCATCGGCCACCGTGGAGATCACGCGGATGATCGACTCGGTGGGGCGCGAAACCCGGCAGGCGGTGGACAACATGGGCAGTACTGCCGACCAGGTGAACGAGAGCGTCGCGAGCGCCGACAGCGCGCGCCAGCACATGCTCGAGATCAACCAGCGCATGACGCATGTGGTGGAGGCGGTGCGGCAGATCGCCGAATCCACGCTGGAGCAGTCCTCGGCCACCACCACGATGGCGCAGTCGGCCGAACAGATCAACAACATGACCCAGGCCACCGATTCGGCACTGCACCAGGCCGGGCAGACGTTGCACCAGCTGGACGAACGGGCGGCGCGGCTGCTCGACCAGGTCGGCCGCTTCAAGCTTGCCGACATCGAGGTGCTGCACTGGTGGCTTGCCTCCAGCGAGGCACGCGCCGTCTCCGAAGTGAAGGCGCTGCTCAACCGGATGGGCCATCACTGGATGGACGCCCATGGTGGCGGCGACAATCCGATGGCCTCGCTCAGGAGCCGCATCGACGCCGGCAACCCACCCACCGCGGCGGCGATCGGCGGGGTCAAGATCCAGAACTGGGCCAAGGACGGCGTATGCGCCGACCTGACCGAGATCGCGCGTGAGCAAGGCTGGTCGCGGGTACTGCCCGCGGTGTTCGACCAGATGATCCAGCACAACGGACAATATGTGGCGGTGCCGCTTGGGACCGCGCGCACCAACATGCTGTGGGTGAATGCGCAGATCGTGAACCGCCTGGGCCTGCGTCCGCCGCGTACCTGGGACGATTTCTTCGCGATGGCGGACAAGCTCAAGCAGGCCGGCATCGCCACGCTGGCGCACAGCGAGCAGAGCTGGCAGGTGGCGACGGTGTTCGAGGCGATCGCGCTCGGCCAGGGCGGCGCCGACTTCTACCGCGCCGCGTTCAGCAAGCTGGACCAGGGCGCGCTGACCAGCGCCGCGATGACCCGCGCGCTCGAGACCCTGAAGCGGCTCAAGCCCTACGTGACGCCCGACCCGGTGGGCCGCGACTGGAACCTTGCCACTGCCGACGTGATCAACGGCCGCGCCGCGATGCAGCTGATGGGCGACTGGGCGAAAGCGGAGTTCGTGCAGGCCGGCAAGGAGCAGGGCACGGACTACCTGTGCTGGCCGGCCCCCACGCAGGCGGGCGACTACAGTTTTGCCGCCGACACCCTGACGATGTTCAAGCAGACCGATCCGCTGCGCCTCGAAGCACAGCGCGATTTCGTTCGCCTGCTGATGAGCCAGGAAGGGCAGGAGGTGTTCAACCTCTTCAAGGGCAACATCCCGGCACGTACCGACGTGGACCTGCGCCGCTACGACGACTACGCCCGGCAGTCGGCCAAGGATTTCGCCAATGCCGCCAGCAAGGGTGTGTTGGTGCCGTCATGGGCACACAACATGGCGGTACAGGACAACGTGCGCTCGGCGTTCTTCGACGTGGTCGGCGCCTATTGGGGCAGCCGCGACATGGGCGCGCAGGACGCCGCGCGCCGCTTTGCCGACGCCGCCCGGCGCTAG
- a CDS encoding ankyrin repeat domain-containing protein, which yields MSDLLRACLEQHGLADRFPTILAERYPRIAARVAELWGTPMLSAYFEELLIMDRPDRQGFPPEVGAELMTLAYAYDQIAFPAMQQEDVWAHVHDKARQELAEQGLGATVRDFHQCVSRGEHHIIGLFLRAGLSVEVRDEQEWTPLIRACFEGNATMAEALIRAGASVHAQDADGYGPLHWAALNGQEGLAQLLLSHGARVNAPNKHGFTPLIQAASRGHTKLVRLLISLGGNVNTCTAEGWTALHKAVANGHLDAAVALLDHGADPQARHQDGTTPLQIAQQSNRQRLHQLLSMAASLRQRRPESYNAAAPPQVKK from the coding sequence ATGTCCGATCTGTTGCGCGCCTGCCTTGAGCAGCACGGCCTCGCCGATCGCTTCCCGACCATCCTGGCGGAGCGTTACCCCCGTATCGCCGCCAGGGTCGCCGAGCTATGGGGCACGCCCATGCTCAGTGCCTACTTCGAGGAATTGCTGATCATGGACCGGCCGGACCGCCAGGGCTTTCCACCGGAGGTGGGCGCGGAGCTGATGACGTTGGCGTACGCTTACGACCAGATCGCGTTTCCGGCCATGCAGCAGGAAGATGTGTGGGCCCACGTGCATGACAAGGCGCGCCAGGAGCTGGCCGAGCAGGGGCTGGGCGCGACAGTGCGCGACTTCCACCAATGTGTCAGTCGCGGCGAGCACCACATCATCGGGCTGTTCCTGCGCGCGGGGCTGTCGGTGGAGGTGCGCGACGAGCAGGAGTGGACGCCGTTGATCCGCGCCTGTTTCGAAGGCAATGCGACGATGGCCGAGGCACTGATCCGCGCCGGTGCGAGCGTGCATGCGCAGGACGCGGACGGTTATGGGCCGTTGCACTGGGCCGCACTCAACGGGCAGGAGGGGCTGGCGCAGCTTCTGCTCTCGCACGGCGCGCGCGTGAATGCGCCCAACAAACATGGCTTCACACCGCTGATCCAGGCCGCCTCACGCGGCCATACCAAGCTGGTACGCCTGCTGATCTCGCTGGGGGGCAATGTCAACACCTGCACCGCCGAAGGCTGGACCGCGCTGCACAAGGCGGTGGCCAACGGACATCTGGATGCCGCGGTCGCCCTGCTGGACCACGGGGCCGATCCGCAGGCCAGGCATCAGGATGGCACCACGCCGCTGCAGATCGCCCAGCAGAGCAACCGACAGCGATTGCATCAGCTGCTGTCCATGGCTGCCAGCCTGCGGCAGCGGCGGCCGGAGTCGTACAATGCCGCCGCGCCGCCACAGGTCAAGAAGTAG